The following coding sequences lie in one Helicoverpa armigera isolate CAAS_96S chromosome 8, ASM3070526v1, whole genome shotgun sequence genomic window:
- the LOC110374724 gene encoding alpha-amylase 2, which yields MFRLILLLAAVSLALAYKNPHYASGRTTMVHLFEWKWDDIAAECERFLGPRGYGGIQISPPNENLAIWSANRPWWERYQPISYRLVTRSGNEQQFASMVRRCNDAGVRIYVDAIINHMTGTWNENTGTGGSTANFGDWHYPAVPYGRNDFNWPHCVISGSDYGCCPDRVRNCELSGLKDLNQGTEYVRQMIVNYMNHLISLGVAGFRIDAAKHMWPGDMRVIFDRLHNLNTAHGFPSGARPYIYQEVIDLGGEAITRDEYTPLAAVTEFKFGMELSRAFNRGNQLRWLVNWGPAWGLLASNDALTFIDNHDNQRGHGAGGNILTYKQAKQYKGAIAFMLAHPYGWPQLMSSFDFHNTEAGPPMDSSGNIISPSINSDNSCGNGWICEHRWRQIYSMVAFRNRAGNSAISNWWDNGSNQIAFCRGNQGFVAFNNDYWDLNQTLQTCLPAGTYCDVISGEKSGNNCTGKRITVGSDGRASISLGANDYDMVLAIHTGDESRL from the exons ATGTTCCGGCTCATCCTTCTGCTTGCTGCCGTGTCTTTGGCACTGGCTTACAAGAACCCACACTATGCGTCAGGCCGTACAACTATGGTCCACTTGTTTGAGTGGAAGTGGGATGACATCGCAGCTGAGTGCGAGAGATTCTTAGGCCCCAGAGGATATGGTGGTATCCAG ATCTCCCCTCCCAATGAGAACTTGGCTATCTGGTCCGCTAACCGCCCCTGGTGGGAACGCTACCAGCCGATCTCCTACCGCCTCGTCACCCGTTCCGGTAACGAGCAGCAGTTCGCTAGCATGGTGCGAAGATGTAACGATGCTGGTGTCAG GATCTACGTGGACGCCATCATCAACCACATGACAGGCACATGGAACGAGAACACCGGTACTGGTGGTAGCACCGCCAACTTCGGCGACTGGCACTACCCCGCAGTTCCTTATGGCAGGAACGACTTCAACTGGCCTCATTGTGTCATCTCTGGCAGTGACTATGGCTGCTGTCCTGATAGA GTACGTAACTGCGAGCTCTCCGGTCTTAAGGACTTGAACCAGGGTACTGAATACGTTCGTCAAATGATCGTCAACTACATGAACCACCTCATCAGCTTGGGTGTCGCTGGATTCAG AATTGACGCCGCCAAACACATGTGGCCCGGAGACATGCGCGTCATCTTCGACCGTCTACACAACCTCAACACCGCTCACGGTTTCCCATCCGGCGCTCGTCCTTACATCTACCAAGAAGTCATTGACCTCGGTGGCGAAGCCATCACCCGCGACGAATACACTCCCCTTGCCGCAGTCACTGAATTCAAATTCGGAATGGAGCTCAGCCGTGCTTTCAACCGCGGAAACCAACTCAGATGGCTGGTCAACTGGGGACCCGCATGGGGCCTCCTTGCTTCGAACGACGCTCTAACCTTCATTGACAACCACGACAACCAAAGAGGTCACGGTGCTGGTGGCAACATCCTCACTTACAAACAGGCTAAGCAATACAAGGGTGCCATCGCTTTCATGTTGGCCCATCCTTATGGCTGGCCTCAGCTTATGAGTAGTTTCGACTTCCACAACACTGAAGCTGGTCCCCCAATGGACAGCAGTGGCAACATCATCTCTCCTTCTATCAACTCT GACAACTCTTGCGGTAACGGCTGGATTTGCGAGCACCGTTGGCGTCAGATCTACAGCATGGTAGCCTTCAGAAACCGCGCCGGTAACTCCGCCATTAGCAACTGGTGGGACAACGGTAGCAACCAGATCGCTTTCTGCAGAGGCAACCAGGGCTTCGTTGCCTTCAACAACGACTACTGGGACTTGAACCAGACTCTGCAG ACCTGCCTCCCCGCCGGTACCTACTGCGACGTGATCTCCGGCGAGAAGAGCGGTAACAACTGCACCGGCAAGCGCATCACTGTCGGCAGCGACGGCCGCGCCAGCATCTCTCTAGGAGCCAATGACTATGACATGGTGCTGGCCATCCATACTGGTGATGAA tcgAGACTGTGA